In Uranotaenia lowii strain MFRU-FL chromosome 2, ASM2978415v1, whole genome shotgun sequence, one genomic interval encodes:
- the LOC129741786 gene encoding equilibrative nucleoside transporter 4, protein MMEATENGGNSSYEPLEGRRTFDMADSPQMEGGGPPKDRKKLVFFALMTAGVGFVLPYNSFIIASDYWQSRFPGQSVALDMSMTYIIVALCTVLLNNVFLSLAPFRVRIAFGYAVSFTTLVFVALCEVAWHMFTAKTAYSVNLAAVSLVAMGCTIQQSSFYGFASMLPKQYTQAVMAGESIAGFLVSSNRVVTKLLIKSDRASTAIFFLTSTVYIAFSYVLHSITSHSPFVRYHIKACAKIVLRPDDDHALGDTIDGDLSNARYGVLALESSPPVHIPPGTNALSFSNPVYELSNPSGGENVLETNITNLTSTTTTVSTNATNRPVTSPTSATASHDVPNVAFKVEHVMTPDICSSSRLGSFRSGLESRWKVAHAIYPYMACIALAYCVTLSLYPGIESEIISCNLGTWMPVLLMFTFNTSDVIGKLLAAVPYSWSRRQLILMSGLRALLVPLILLCCSPREQPVIAGEASAFVFTAALGVTNGLAGSLPMMLAPDKVSATLKEVTGNMMTLSYNIGLTAGSLVGYVFESMLGPQLPNPCPQYPFVPPKPNQPPFNNISLSSTTSTTTVASAIVTTLTATFLQTSSSTISPESSTSISLSSTSTQIASTAVTNQMPTSADYDVTSSIDTNSLVTVATMMFYNTTQAWLDSTTNAARSKFYD, encoded by the exons ATGATGGAGGCGACCGAAAACGGCGGAAATTCATCATACGAACCTCTTGAAGGCCGTAGAACCTTTGATATGGCTGACAGTCCACAAATGGAGGGCGGAGGGCCGCCCAAGGATCGCAAAAAGTTGGTATTCTTTGCTCTCATGACGGCTGGTGTTGGCTTCGTGTTACCGTATAACAG CTTCATCATCGCGTCTGACTATTGGCAATCGCGATTCCCAGGGCAGTCAGTAGCGCTGGACATGTCAATGACGTACATCATCGTGGCACTTTGTACGGTGCTGTTGAATAATGTTTTCCTGTCGTTGGCGCCTTTCCGTGTACGGATCGCTTTCG gtTATGCGGTATCATTTACGACACTTGTTTTCGTGGCACTTTGCGAAGTAGCATGGCACATGTTTACCGCCAAAACAGCATACTCGGTCAATCTAGCGGCAGTCTCCCTAGTGGCGATGGGATGCACAATCCAACAATCCAGCTTCTACGGTTTTGCCAGTATGTTACCGAAACAGTATACCCAGGCCGTCATGGCAGGTGAAA GTATTGCTGGATTCCTAGTATCTTCCAATAGAGTCGTTACTAAGCTTTTGATCAAGAGTGATCGGGCATCGACCGCCATTTTTTTCCTCACGTCAACTGTCTACATTGCATTCAGCTACGTTCTGCATTCCATCACTAGCCACTCGCCATTTGTACGTTACCACATCAAGGCTTGTGCCAAAATTGTTCTCCGACCCGACGATGATCATGCGCTG GGTGACACAATAGACGGAGATCTGTCGAATGCTCGGTACGGAGTTTTAGCCCTGGAGTCGAGCCCTCCGGTTCATATACCACCGGGCACAAATGCGCTCAGTTTCAG CAATCCTGTGTATGAACTGTCAAACCCAAGCGGAGGTGAAAACGTATTGGAGACAAATATAACCAATCTGACATCTACCACCACAACCGTGTCAACAAATGCGACAAATCGACCTGTAACTTCGCCGACATCGGCCACGGCCTCTCACGATGTACCAAATGTAGCGTTTAAGGTGGAGCATGTGATGACACCGGATATCTGTAGCTCGAGTCGACTTGGAAGCTTCCGAA GTGGTCTGGAATCTCGCTGGAAGGTGGCTCATGCTATCTACCCCTATATGGCCTGTATCGCGCTTGCGTACTGCGTTACGCTGTCGTTGTATCCAGGTAtagaatctgaaataatatcCTGCAACTTGGGAACATGGATGCCTGTCTTGCTGATGTTCACTTTCAACACATCGGATGTTATCGGCAAGCTGTTGGCAGCTGTTCCTTACAGTTGGTCGAGAAGACAACTAATTTTAATGTCGGGACTGCGGGCACTTTTAGTTCCCCTGATTTTGCTGTGTTGCTCGCCCCGTGAGCAACCTGTTATTGCAGGAGAAGCTTCGGCGTTCGTATTTACTGCTGCGCTTGGAGTCACGAATGGTTTGGCGGGCAGCTTACCGATGATGCTGGCACCAGATAAGGTATCTGCCACGTTGAAAGAAGTAACCGGAAACATGATGACGCTCTCCTACAATATAGGGCTGACAGCAGGTTCGCTAGTCGGATACGTGTTCGAATCAATGCTTGGGCCACAGCTACCTAATCCGTGTCCACAGTATCCTTTCGTTCCTCCAAAACCCAATCAACCACCTTTCAACAACATAAGTTTAAGCAGCACCACTTCAACAACTACAGTGGCTTCGGCAATTGTAACGACTTTAACTGCTACTTTTCTCCAAACTAGTTCATCTACAATCTCACCCGAGTCTTCAACTAGCATATCACTCTCCAGTACTTCGACACAGATTGCGTCAACTGCTGTCACCAATCAGATGCCAACGAGTGCAGATTACGATGTCACTAGCTCAATAGACACCAATAGTTTGGTGACAGTAGCAACTATGATGTTCTACAATACCACACAGGCATGGCTCGATTCCACCACTAACGCTGCGCGTTCAAAGTTCTACGATTAA
- the LOC129741788 gene encoding uncharacterized protein LOC129741788 isoform X1: MNNLENLVIYFSNLSAFYIFSIAISVAVVILTVYLGWITRSEDAAKNYDPMEDHSKVQNECEESSEDESLRIESMGQLKSARIRSLENTLTNEQREEEKKKSRLWQRNKMLIYKQVFRTAIMYAVPIWSTWCATRKKAIQRIQNKVLKMILRLPPWHSTEDLHRIAGIESIEEIANKIISNFRGKSMQSSIAEIRSLYN; the protein is encoded by the exons ATgaacaatttggaaaatttagtcatttattttagtaatttatcAGCTTTTTATATTTTCAGCATTGCAATATCTGTCGCAGTAGTTATTTTAACTGTATACCTAGGCTGGATTACACGTTCTGAGGACGCAGCGAAAAATTACGATCCCATGGAAGATCATTCAAAG GTCCAGAACGAATGCGAAGAAAGCAGCGAAGATGAGAGTCTTCGCATTGAATCTATGGGACAGCTTAAATCTGCAAGAATCCGGTCTCTCGAAAATACCCTTACGAATGAACAACGCGAGGAAGAGAAAAA gaaatcccgactgtggCAGAGAAATAAAAtgctaatctacaaacaggtgttccgaacagcgataatgtatgcagttccgatttggtctacctggtgcgcgacgaggaagaaagccatccagaggattcagaacaaggttttaaaaatgattttgcggcttccaccttggcacagcaccgaagatcttcatcggattgcgggcattgaatcgattgAAGAGAttgccaacaaaatcatctccaacttcagaggcaaatcgatgcagtcttccatcgcagagattcgttctctctataattag
- the LOC129741788 gene encoding matrix-remodeling-associated protein 7 isoform X2, which translates to MNNLENLVIYFSNLSAFYIFSIAISVAVVILTVYLGWITRSEDAAKNYDPMEDHSKVQNECEESSEDESLRIESMGQLKSARIRSLENTLTNEQREEEKKIECEQLAAIFELLKKQNEDFSLGSDINEQDLKEQLTLYR; encoded by the exons ATgaacaatttggaaaatttagtcatttattttagtaatttatcAGCTTTTTATATTTTCAGCATTGCAATATCTGTCGCAGTAGTTATTTTAACTGTATACCTAGGCTGGATTACACGTTCTGAGGACGCAGCGAAAAATTACGATCCCATGGAAGATCATTCAAAG GTCCAGAACGAATGCGAAGAAAGCAGCGAAGATGAGAGTCTTCGCATTGAATCTATGGGACAGCTTAAATCTGCAAGAATCCGGTCTCTCGAAAATACCCTTACGAATGAACAACGCGAGGAAGAGAAAAA AATTGAATGTGAACAACTTGCAGCTATATTCGAACTCTTGAAGAAGCAAAACGAAGATTTCAGCCTCGGTTCAGATATCAACGAACAAGACCTCAAGGAACAGTTAACTTTATATCGGTGA